In one window of Nocardioides panacisoli DNA:
- a CDS encoding IclR family transcriptional regulator — MTLIIDRFRDRETRLTLEEVARSTGLPRSTAHRILDQLVRLEWLDHSAHGYGLGRRSLVLGGRGGTDDLRAAASPHLHDLLLRTGAVVHLGVLDEGRVRYLDKLGGRFAANVPSRVGSTAPAHCTGLGKAMLAWLEPEEVEELLGGQPLVRTEATINGPAALHRDLARVRSRGGLALERGECVPDIACLAAAIRGPRGPVAAVSVVARAGSTLERVGPVVLDTARRIGVDLFGEIPGIRRDQCRARGIAVTG; from the coding sequence ATGACGCTCATCATCGACCGCTTCCGCGATCGCGAGACCCGGCTGACCTTGGAGGAGGTCGCGCGGTCCACAGGGTTGCCACGCTCCACTGCGCACCGGATCCTCGACCAGCTCGTGCGGCTGGAGTGGCTCGACCACTCGGCCCACGGCTATGGTCTTGGACGCCGTTCCTTGGTCTTGGGTGGTCGCGGTGGCACCGATGACCTACGCGCCGCAGCGTCACCCCATCTCCACGACCTGCTGCTGCGCACGGGAGCAGTGGTGCACCTGGGAGTCCTCGACGAAGGCCGCGTGCGTTACTTGGACAAGCTTGGCGGCCGGTTCGCTGCGAACGTGCCATCCCGAGTGGGATCGACCGCACCTGCCCATTGCACTGGACTCGGCAAGGCGATGCTGGCGTGGCTGGAACCCGAGGAGGTCGAGGAATTGCTCGGTGGCCAGCCGTTGGTCCGCACCGAGGCCACCATCAACGGTCCGGCAGCACTGCACCGCGACCTGGCTCGCGTCCGCAGTCGCGGCGGTCTTGCGCTCGAGCGGGGCGAGTGTGTCCCGGACATCGCCTGCCTCGCCGCCGCGATCCGTGGGCCTCGGGGGCCGGTGGCTGCGGTCTCGGTCGTGGCGCGTGCCGGATCCACGCTGGAGCGGGTGGGACCGGTCGTACTGGACACCGCCCGCCGGATCGGGGTCGACCTGTTCGGCGAAATCCCTGGTATCCGTCGCGATCAGTGCCGGGCGCGCGGGATCGCCGTCACTGGCTGA
- a CDS encoding SDR family NAD(P)-dependent oxidoreductase — protein sequence MEPLQGKVAIVTGAGQGVGQGIALALADAGADIAIVGRTPEKLETTCGLLRERGVRTEGYVANLLDTDAIPELVDQIVTDFGRLDVVVNNAYDGVMMPLLDMSVKNFTKGFVAGPFAAFALMKSAHPHLVAAGGGSIVNLVTSAMVRWDPTNYGSYAASKSALRSLTRTAAVEWAGDRIRVNAIAPHAMSPGIRWWTENHPEEAEEFVASIPMRRIGDPESDIGRAVVSLVGPDFGYLTGATIPLDGGQAHF from the coding sequence ATGGAGCCGTTGCAGGGCAAGGTCGCGATCGTCACCGGCGCCGGGCAAGGCGTCGGCCAGGGCATCGCGCTGGCATTGGCCGATGCTGGCGCCGACATCGCGATCGTCGGTCGTACGCCGGAGAAGTTGGAGACGACCTGCGGCCTGTTGCGCGAGCGCGGCGTCCGGACGGAGGGGTACGTCGCGAACCTGCTTGACACTGATGCCATCCCCGAGCTCGTCGACCAGATTGTGACCGACTTCGGGCGGCTCGATGTGGTGGTCAACAACGCCTACGACGGCGTGATGATGCCGCTATTGGACATGAGCGTGAAGAACTTCACCAAGGGCTTCGTGGCGGGGCCCTTCGCTGCGTTCGCGCTCATGAAGTCCGCTCATCCGCACCTGGTCGCGGCCGGAGGCGGGTCCATCGTCAATCTCGTTACCTCGGCGATGGTGCGCTGGGATCCGACGAACTACGGCTCCTACGCCGCGTCCAAGTCGGCGCTGCGGTCCCTGACCCGCACCGCCGCGGTCGAATGGGCCGGCGATCGGATCCGAGTCAATGCGATCGCGCCGCATGCGATGTCACCCGGCATCCGGTGGTGGACCGAGAATCACCCCGAGGAGGCCGAGGAGTTCGTGGCGAGCATCCCGATGCGTCGCATTGGCGACCCAGAGTCCGACATCGGCCGGGCAGTGGTGTCGTTGGTGGGACCCGACTTCGGATACCTCACCGGCGCAACGATCCCCCTTGACGGGGGCCAGGCTCACTTCTGA
- a CDS encoding LLM class F420-dependent oxidoreductase: MRLGITSPIVTALPGFCSSWESDAGIAELAEIANAADRLGFDHLTCSEHVAVPVELAEERGGTYWDPLATLSFLAARTQQIRLATQVLVLGYHHPLAVAKRYGTLDALSGGRLVLGLGVGSIEEEFDLLGARWRRRGDVADDALAALRNSMGRRLPKHRGPHFSFEGLVVEPHAVQPRVPFWIGGHSARSLRRAREHGDGWVPFGLPHDTLRKMLDDVDLPEGFDVVLGAGRPMDPTDDPDTVHRRLGRTRAAGATIATVHIAAESATHYVEQLEALAGIAEEFKEDS, from the coding sequence GTGCGTCTGGGCATCACCAGTCCGATCGTGACCGCTCTACCGGGATTCTGCTCGTCGTGGGAAAGCGACGCCGGCATCGCCGAGTTGGCCGAAATTGCAAACGCCGCGGACCGACTGGGGTTCGACCATCTCACCTGCTCCGAGCACGTGGCTGTGCCCGTCGAGCTCGCCGAGGAACGAGGGGGTACCTACTGGGACCCACTCGCGACGCTGAGCTTCCTCGCCGCCCGCACCCAACAGATCCGACTCGCGACGCAGGTTCTCGTGCTCGGCTACCACCACCCGTTGGCCGTCGCCAAGCGGTACGGCACGCTCGACGCCCTCAGCGGTGGACGCCTCGTCCTGGGACTCGGTGTCGGATCGATCGAGGAGGAGTTCGACTTGCTCGGCGCGAGATGGCGCCGCCGTGGCGACGTCGCCGACGACGCCCTCGCCGCGCTGCGGAACTCGATGGGCCGCCGACTACCGAAACATCGCGGCCCACACTTCAGCTTCGAGGGGCTGGTCGTCGAGCCCCATGCGGTGCAGCCGCGTGTACCGTTTTGGATCGGTGGCCATTCGGCCCGCAGCCTGCGCAGGGCACGCGAACACGGCGATGGCTGGGTCCCCTTCGGGCTCCCCCACGACACCTTGCGGAAGATGCTCGATGACGTCGACCTGCCAGAAGGATTCGATGTCGTTCTCGGCGCCGGTCGACCCATGGACCCGACCGACGATCCCGACACCGTGCACCGTCGGCTCGGTCGCACGCGCGCAGCTGGCGCCACCATTGCCACCGTCCACATCGCGGCTGAGTCCGCGACGCACTACGTCGAACAGCTGGAGGCTCTGGCCGGTATCGCCGAAGAGTTCAAGGAGGATTCGTGA
- a CDS encoding SDR family oxidoreductase, whose amino-acid sequence MAVTGAASGIGAATAALLRERGDRVVAVDLHDADVCADLTTPRGRRSAVEQVTELANGPLDGLVTCAGLSRAGAPQVSVNYFGTTDLVTGLRPVLAASSAPRVALVGSIAATHPHDADLVAACVDDNEDHAHTRAEELVADRRPHDIYPSTKAALAHWLRRTAVTEEYAGAGIALNAVAPGVVLSPMTAELVSDPKWRAVMDAAVPMPLGGYSPPKAIAHALLWLIAPENTHMAGQMVFVDGGAEVITSSPR is encoded by the coding sequence GTGGCCGTGACCGGCGCCGCCTCGGGGATCGGCGCCGCCACGGCCGCGCTGCTGCGTGAGCGCGGCGACCGGGTGGTCGCGGTGGATCTCCACGATGCCGATGTGTGCGCGGACCTGACCACGCCAAGAGGACGTCGCAGCGCCGTCGAGCAGGTCACCGAACTCGCGAACGGACCACTGGATGGGCTCGTCACCTGCGCCGGCCTGAGCAGGGCCGGAGCCCCCCAGGTCAGTGTCAACTACTTCGGCACGACCGATCTCGTCACCGGCCTGCGGCCGGTGCTGGCGGCCTCGTCCGCCCCGCGCGTGGCCCTCGTGGGCTCCATCGCCGCGACACATCCCCACGACGCAGACCTGGTGGCCGCGTGCGTCGACGACAACGAGGACCACGCGCACACTCGCGCCGAGGAACTGGTGGCGGACCGACGGCCGCATGACATCTACCCTTCCACCAAGGCGGCATTGGCGCATTGGCTGCGCCGCACGGCCGTGACCGAGGAGTACGCCGGAGCGGGGATCGCCCTCAACGCGGTGGCTCCCGGCGTGGTGCTGTCGCCGATGACCGCAGAACTGGTCTCCGATCCGAAGTGGCGCGCAGTGATGGACGCCGCCGTCCCCATGCCACTCGGCGGATACTCGCCACCGAAGGCCATCGCCCACGCGTTGCTGTGGCTGATTGCTCCGGAGAACACCCACATGGCCGGTCAGATGGTCTTCGTCGACGGTGGCGCCGAGGTGATCACGAGTTCACCGCGGTGA
- a CDS encoding nuclear transport factor 2 family protein, with protein MATEDIAALQRLKYRYLRTLDTKAWDEFAACFVPDATADYNGLAFDDRDALVAYMRKNMSEGVLTMHHAHHPEIDLDASDPDRARATWYLHDKVIVNAFRFALEGGAIYTDRYVRTAEGWRIQHTGYRRTFELTWNLDDPGGATVHGPEVRSRF; from the coding sequence ATGGCGACAGAGGACATCGCAGCACTGCAGCGACTCAAGTACCGCTACCTGCGCACGCTGGACACCAAGGCGTGGGACGAGTTCGCCGCGTGCTTCGTCCCGGACGCGACCGCCGACTACAACGGCCTGGCCTTTGACGACCGCGACGCGCTGGTCGCCTACATGCGGAAGAACATGAGCGAGGGCGTGCTGACCATGCACCACGCCCACCACCCCGAGATCGACCTCGACGCGAGCGACCCGGACCGCGCGCGCGCGACCTGGTACCTCCACGACAAGGTGATCGTCAATGCGTTTCGTTTTGCGCTCGAGGGCGGGGCGATCTACACCGACCGCTACGTCCGCACCGCCGAGGGCTGGCGGATCCAGCACACCGGCTACCGACGGACCTTCGAGCTGACCTGGAACCTCGACGACCCTGGCGGTGCCACGGTGCACGGTCCCGAGGTGCGCTCACGCTTCTGA
- a CDS encoding nucleotidyltransferase, with amino-acid sequence MKELDAGSVVDLLQTLHDRLFARSARVGLYVVGGAAMLLAHGRQLGTGDVDVAGSTPATDEVARDVAIERGLAMGWLNAAAAPWVPPSPECAQARPGTEGLTVHVAPPRHLLAMKLAAWRPKDEEDLVDLLQACDLSTATAEEVADVLYEVYTVEDSLPGLLSVPGSDPEQTRVEAVARARDALALL; translated from the coding sequence TTGAAGGAGCTCGACGCCGGTTCGGTGGTCGACCTGCTCCAGACACTCCACGACCGTCTCTTTGCCCGTTCGGCGCGGGTGGGTCTGTACGTCGTGGGTGGTGCGGCGATGCTGCTGGCCCACGGCCGGCAGCTCGGCACTGGTGATGTCGACGTCGCCGGCTCGACGCCGGCTACGGATGAGGTGGCCCGCGACGTCGCGATCGAGCGTGGTCTGGCGATGGGGTGGCTCAACGCGGCCGCCGCGCCGTGGGTGCCGCCGAGTCCGGAGTGCGCTCAGGCGCGCCCCGGAACGGAAGGTTTGACGGTCCATGTGGCGCCACCGCGTCACCTGCTGGCGATGAAGCTCGCCGCCTGGCGCCCCAAGGACGAGGAGGACCTGGTCGACCTGCTCCAGGCCTGCGACCTCAGCACCGCCACTGCCGAGGAGGTCGCCGACGTCTTGTATGAGGTCTACACCGTCGAGGACTCCCTGCCGGGTTTGCTCTCGGTGCCCGGATCCGACCCGGAACAGACCCGAGTCGAGGCCGTGGCCCGGGCACGAGACGCCCTCGCCCTCCTCTGA
- a CDS encoding SDR family NAD(P)-dependent oxidoreductase: MTDVKQYGPWALIAGGSEGVGAALADQLAADGFHLVLVARRPGPLEETAAAVRRHGGQVRTIAVDLTAPAAVAEIAAATADVEVGLLIHNAGANSHGGRFLDRDLVGFRRVVDLGISAMLALVHRYGQPMRERGRGGILVVGSLAGYVGTSTESVYGGTKAFGRIFVEGLWAELADQGVDVLQLVLGVTRTPAMERAGLDFDLPGLQISEPADVAREGLAALGKGPVHVVSGNEELVARRMDQDRSALVRATEKVMRRLVP, translated from the coding sequence GTGACCGACGTGAAGCAGTACGGCCCGTGGGCGCTCATCGCGGGAGGCTCCGAGGGCGTCGGCGCCGCCCTGGCAGATCAACTCGCCGCTGATGGCTTCCATCTGGTCCTGGTGGCGCGCCGCCCCGGGCCCCTCGAGGAGACAGCCGCCGCAGTACGGCGACACGGCGGACAGGTCCGCACGATCGCAGTCGATCTCACCGCCCCTGCGGCCGTGGCAGAGATCGCTGCCGCCACCGCCGACGTGGAGGTGGGGCTGCTGATCCACAACGCCGGAGCGAACAGCCACGGCGGCCGATTCCTCGATCGCGATCTGGTCGGCTTCCGTCGGGTCGTGGATCTCGGCATCAGCGCCATGCTTGCCCTGGTGCACCGCTACGGGCAGCCCATGCGGGAGCGTGGTCGCGGCGGCATCTTGGTGGTTGGATCACTCGCGGGCTACGTCGGCACCTCCACCGAGAGCGTGTACGGCGGAACGAAAGCCTTCGGGCGGATCTTCGTCGAGGGGCTGTGGGCGGAGCTCGCCGACCAAGGCGTCGACGTTCTCCAACTGGTACTGGGTGTGACACGAACGCCCGCAATGGAGCGTGCTGGCCTTGACTTCGACCTCCCCGGCCTGCAGATCAGCGAACCGGCCGATGTCGCACGAGAGGGGTTGGCGGCGCTCGGGAAGGGACCCGTGCACGTCGTGAGCGGAAACGAGGAACTGGTGGCCCGACGGATGGATCAGGATCGATCAGCCTTGGTCCGAGCGACGGAGAAGGTGATGAGACGCCTCGTGCCGTAG
- a CDS encoding DUF6221 family protein: MTGLVEFLSSRLARDLRVVGWTVDELADAGDGVTPDIAGSYFAVFSPARMRVDREERLAVVEMHASPQQRERLWCCPADVDVEECPLLLSMVRAYMDDKDFDMDWGTP, from the coding sequence GTGACGGGCTTGGTTGAGTTCCTCAGTTCTCGGTTGGCTCGGGATCTGCGGGTGGTGGGGTGGACCGTTGATGAGCTGGCGGATGCGGGGGATGGGGTGACGCCGGACATCGCGGGGAGCTACTTCGCGGTGTTCTCGCCGGCGCGGATGCGGGTCGATCGTGAGGAGCGGCTTGCGGTGGTCGAGATGCATGCCTCGCCCCAGCAGCGTGAGCGTCTGTGGTGCTGTCCGGCCGATGTCGATGTGGAGGAGTGCCCGTTGCTGCTGTCGATGGTGAGGGCCTACATGGATGACAAGGATTTCGACATGGACTGGGGGACGCCGTGA
- a CDS encoding nuclear transport factor 2 family protein yields MSGNEARIEALEERLKRLEDQQEISRLVASYGPLVDAGEASRVGALWTDDGIYDVDDYYMASRADIEAMVRSDAHQGLIGKGCCHFLGPAHVTVDGDRAVAVCESVLLVQHQGRPVVARIGANRFEFVRTTHGWRTVHRTTRGLDGDAAARSLLAETTVSI; encoded by the coding sequence GTGAGCGGGAACGAGGCCAGAATTGAAGCCTTGGAAGAGAGGCTCAAACGTCTGGAGGACCAGCAGGAGATCTCGCGTCTCGTTGCGTCGTACGGCCCCTTGGTCGACGCGGGCGAGGCCTCCCGCGTCGGGGCGCTGTGGACCGACGACGGAATCTATGACGTGGACGACTACTACATGGCCAGCCGGGCCGACATCGAGGCAATGGTGCGCTCCGATGCGCACCAAGGGCTCATCGGCAAAGGGTGCTGCCACTTCCTCGGCCCTGCCCACGTCACAGTAGACGGTGATCGGGCCGTCGCCGTGTGCGAATCGGTCCTACTGGTGCAGCACCAGGGTCGTCCAGTCGTGGCACGCATCGGCGCAAACCGCTTCGAGTTCGTCCGGACCACCCATGGTTGGCGCACGGTCCATCGCACAACGCGCGGTCTTGATGGTGATGCAGCAGCGCGGTCCCTCCTCGCAGAGACCACGGTGTCGATCTGA
- a CDS encoding helix-turn-helix domain-containing protein, with amino-acid sequence MSETAAIFSDQRTPAYGAGGVLVAGVSELDVDQRAVVESLRAAVRASGLTQQDFARAVGTSPSRLSAYLHGDTAPSARLLVKFQRIGTALHAARQEGVPTALDAGTSLRRALEVSTRPSGVLRFALEARDRLRDTLENRPHLIDAWDAKPMVGEERWGTLLAVLVAHEFTAAGRSAPWWTSVDPLAVAWFPARGRLSEGQVREVTPEWLAVANIWLAASALEVA; translated from the coding sequence GTGAGCGAGACCGCGGCGATATTCTCGGATCAGAGAACACCGGCGTACGGGGCGGGAGGTGTGCTGGTGGCTGGGGTCAGCGAACTTGATGTCGACCAGCGGGCGGTCGTGGAGTCTCTGCGTGCGGCGGTCCGGGCCAGTGGTCTGACCCAGCAGGACTTCGCGAGGGCTGTGGGTACGTCGCCGTCGCGGTTGTCGGCGTATCTGCACGGTGACACCGCTCCGTCGGCGCGGCTGTTGGTGAAGTTCCAGCGGATTGGCACCGCGCTGCATGCGGCACGTCAGGAGGGTGTGCCGACGGCGTTGGACGCGGGGACGTCGTTGCGTCGTGCCCTTGAGGTGTCGACGCGTCCCTCGGGGGTCCTCCGGTTCGCGCTCGAGGCGCGCGATCGGTTGCGCGACACCCTGGAGAACCGTCCCCACCTGATTGATGCCTGGGATGCGAAGCCCATGGTTGGCGAGGAGCGGTGGGGCACCTTGTTGGCTGTGTTGGTTGCGCACGAGTTCACCGCCGCTGGCCGGTCGGCGCCGTGGTGGACGTCGGTGGACCCGCTTGCGGTGGCGTGGTTCCCCGCGCGTGGTCGCCTGAGCGAGGGCCAGGTTCGTGAGGTGACGCCCGAGTGGTTGGCGGTCGCGAACATCTGGCTGGCCGCCTCCGCCCTGGAGGTCGCATGA
- a CDS encoding TetR family transcriptional regulator translates to MPRIAQPRPPAEPQSAEQKERHRRILRAAGRLGAEHGLDRMQMNDVAREAGVAIATLYRYFPSKTDLFVAVLHAQIDHLHAGKVADPGRGDRAATVADVLVAAGRRMLERPRLAMAMLQSNNTAQLQGGQEHTAANAAFHEVLLTALGATPDPTGEDYRMVRIMEQTWYGILVSVLNGLVDQAQSEADVRLAARLLLGPRYDGTAE, encoded by the coding sequence GTGCCGCGTATCGCCCAGCCACGGCCACCGGCAGAGCCCCAGTCGGCCGAGCAGAAGGAACGGCACCGACGAATCCTCCGGGCAGCTGGACGGCTAGGTGCCGAACACGGCTTGGACCGGATGCAGATGAACGACGTGGCCCGCGAGGCCGGCGTCGCCATCGCCACCTTGTATCGCTACTTCCCGTCCAAGACAGACCTCTTCGTGGCCGTGTTGCACGCGCAGATCGATCACCTCCACGCGGGCAAGGTCGCGGACCCGGGCCGCGGCGATCGTGCCGCCACGGTGGCCGACGTGCTGGTCGCCGCCGGGCGGCGCATGTTGGAGCGCCCACGACTGGCCATGGCCATGCTGCAGTCCAACAACACCGCTCAGTTGCAGGGCGGACAGGAGCACACCGCCGCCAATGCCGCGTTCCACGAAGTGCTGCTGACCGCGCTCGGCGCGACACCCGATCCGACCGGCGAGGACTACCGCATGGTCCGCATCATGGAGCAGACTTGGTACGGCATCCTTGTCTCGGTCCTCAACGGGCTGGTCGACCAGGCGCAGAGTGAGGCTGATGTACGCCTCGCCGCGCGACTCCTGCTCGGGCCCCGCTACGACGGGACCGCGGAATGA
- a CDS encoding Rieske 2Fe-2S domain-containing protein has protein sequence MSGTAHAIRHIEVDTRPRRFARGWHCLGLERDFADGTPHQVNAFGQKLVVFAGGDGVVHVLDAYCRHMGGDLSQGQVKGDEIACPFHDWRWGGDGRCKQIPYARRVPLRARTAAWPTLLQDGMLFVWNDPEGKPPPDDVTIPPIPQATDDRWTDWLWYETVIEGANCREIVDNVVDMAHFFYVHYSFPTYFKNVFEGTTAHQYMNGSGREDVRPTTSSKNNPAVLGTTSVAAYHGPSFMIDEVTYHYEDLDVDTILINCHYPIDENSFVLQYGIIVEKKEGISDEDAEAMAAKTGKFIKYGFEQDVAIWRSKARVDNPLLCEEDGPVYQLRRWYQQFYVDAADVSEEMTDRFEFEIDTSRPNEAWRAEVAQNLAARQTLQG, from the coding sequence ATGAGCGGAACCGCGCACGCCATACGACACATCGAGGTGGACACGAGACCGCGTCGATTCGCCCGCGGATGGCACTGCCTGGGCCTCGAACGCGACTTCGCCGATGGGACTCCCCACCAGGTCAATGCCTTCGGGCAGAAGTTGGTGGTCTTCGCGGGAGGCGACGGTGTGGTGCACGTGCTCGACGCCTATTGCCGGCACATGGGCGGTGACCTCTCGCAGGGGCAGGTGAAGGGGGACGAGATCGCGTGCCCCTTCCACGACTGGCGGTGGGGCGGCGACGGGCGGTGCAAGCAGATTCCCTACGCCCGTCGCGTTCCGTTGCGTGCCCGCACGGCAGCGTGGCCCACACTCTTGCAGGACGGCATGCTCTTCGTGTGGAACGACCCGGAGGGCAAGCCGCCGCCAGACGACGTCACCATCCCCCCGATCCCGCAGGCCACGGACGATCGTTGGACCGACTGGCTCTGGTACGAGACCGTGATCGAAGGTGCGAACTGCCGCGAGATCGTGGACAACGTGGTGGACATGGCGCATTTCTTCTACGTCCACTACTCCTTCCCCACCTACTTCAAGAACGTCTTCGAGGGAACGACCGCGCACCAGTACATGAACGGATCAGGTCGGGAAGACGTGCGCCCGACAACGTCGAGCAAGAACAACCCGGCGGTGCTCGGGACGACGTCCGTGGCCGCCTATCACGGTCCTTCGTTCATGATCGACGAGGTCACGTACCACTACGAAGACCTCGATGTCGACACCATCCTCATCAACTGCCACTACCCAATCGACGAGAACTCCTTCGTCCTCCAGTACGGAATCATCGTGGAGAAGAAGGAGGGCATCAGCGACGAAGACGCCGAAGCGATGGCGGCCAAGACCGGCAAGTTCATCAAGTACGGCTTCGAGCAGGACGTGGCGATCTGGCGCTCCAAGGCCCGCGTCGACAACCCGCTGCTGTGCGAAGAGGACGGCCCGGTCTACCAGTTGCGACGGTGGTACCAGCAGTTCTACGTCGATGCCGCCGATGTGTCTGAGGAAATGACGGACCGGTTCGAGTTCGAGATCGACACCAGTCGCCCCAATGAAGCTTGGCGCGCCGAGGTCGCACAGAACCTCGCTGCGCGACAGACGCTACAGGGTTGA
- a CDS encoding helix-turn-helix transcriptional regulator, producing MSPDMDNQQSHIERSGDSEQAVPAIPSVSELLTTDQVAEALGVSTKTLANYRARGTGPKYVRVGGRVFYTRTAYATYWAALMDGAA from the coding sequence ATGTCACCGGACATGGACAACCAACAGAGTCACATCGAACGGTCCGGCGACAGCGAGCAGGCCGTGCCGGCCATCCCGTCGGTCAGCGAACTGCTGACCACCGACCAGGTCGCCGAAGCACTCGGCGTCTCCACCAAGACCCTGGCCAACTACCGCGCCCGCGGTACCGGACCGAAGTACGTGCGCGTCGGCGGACGCGTCTTCTACACCCGCACCGCCTACGCCACCTACTGGGCCGCACTCATGGACGGGGCAGCCTGA
- a CDS encoding class I adenylate-forming enzyme family protein — MTTQDRYAQDPAAAARAIIEKLTGPGGVSELRVEEVLGAPVQVFAQRHHALHEVLAASVAHGDRPYLVTLEGRLSFAEHAQRVSSLAESLRRDYGIGKGDRVAIAAANSPAWIESFWAIVSIGAVAVGCNAWWSARELVHALELTEPALVLVDAKRRAVVAELLGGCPAPVTDLEDEHERRATTYPHAQLPSAEVAEDDPAVILFTSGTSGRPKGAVHTHRNLCSVIGFHRHNDALAAAFGDPVAPEDKVYLLAMPLFHVGSLHNLAVPRLANGSAAAMHLGAFDPARVLQLVQDARVTHWGAVPTMANRLLEFNGVADYDTSSLYAFSLASAPSSPSFHARLRDHLPFAGALVDSYGLTESCTAVAVANPVDMVEAPGTLGRPIIGVEMEVRDPLGRRLAPSEEGEVCVRSAYNMRGYWHNEDATRGAFDDARWLHTGDLGTMDRQGRVRLSARRSDLIIRGGENVYPAEVEHTLAEHPAVAECVVVGTDHHDLGQEVAAVVVPRDADVDPAALERELMAHAGAELAHYKVPTRWRIEASPLPRNATGKVVRPAIML, encoded by the coding sequence ATGACCACGCAAGACCGATACGCACAGGACCCAGCCGCGGCAGCGCGCGCGATCATCGAGAAACTCACGGGTCCGGGTGGGGTGAGCGAGTTGCGGGTCGAGGAGGTCCTCGGTGCGCCGGTGCAGGTGTTCGCCCAACGTCACCACGCGCTCCACGAGGTGCTCGCCGCATCCGTGGCACACGGTGACCGCCCCTACTTGGTGACACTCGAAGGTCGGCTGAGCTTCGCGGAGCACGCGCAACGTGTCTCGTCCTTGGCCGAGTCGTTGCGCCGCGATTACGGCATCGGCAAGGGCGACCGCGTGGCCATTGCTGCCGCGAACAGCCCGGCGTGGATCGAGTCGTTCTGGGCCATCGTCTCGATCGGTGCGGTGGCTGTCGGGTGCAACGCCTGGTGGTCCGCGCGCGAGCTGGTTCACGCCCTGGAGCTCACCGAGCCGGCGCTGGTGCTTGTCGACGCGAAGCGTCGCGCCGTCGTCGCAGAGCTTCTGGGTGGGTGTCCGGCCCCGGTCACGGACCTGGAGGATGAGCACGAACGACGCGCGACCACCTATCCGCACGCGCAGCTCCCTAGCGCAGAAGTCGCCGAGGACGATCCCGCCGTCATCCTCTTCACGTCTGGGACCTCGGGCCGGCCCAAGGGAGCGGTCCACACTCACCGCAACCTCTGCTCGGTGATCGGGTTCCACCGACACAACGACGCTCTCGCCGCCGCCTTCGGTGATCCCGTCGCGCCAGAGGACAAGGTGTACCTGCTCGCCATGCCGCTATTCCACGTGGGCAGCCTGCACAACCTTGCGGTGCCGCGGCTGGCGAATGGGAGTGCGGCGGCGATGCACCTGGGGGCTTTCGATCCTGCCCGGGTTCTCCAACTCGTCCAGGATGCGCGCGTCACTCACTGGGGCGCAGTGCCGACGATGGCGAACCGACTGCTCGAATTCAACGGTGTCGCTGACTACGACACGTCCTCGTTGTACGCCTTCTCGCTGGCGTCCGCGCCGTCGTCCCCATCGTTCCACGCCCGACTGCGTGACCACCTGCCGTTCGCCGGCGCGTTGGTCGACAGCTACGGACTCACCGAGTCCTGCACCGCGGTGGCAGTGGCCAACCCGGTGGACATGGTGGAAGCTCCCGGGACCCTCGGACGCCCGATCATCGGTGTGGAAATGGAGGTGCGTGACCCGCTCGGTCGACGACTCGCTCCCAGTGAGGAGGGCGAAGTGTGCGTCCGGAGCGCCTACAACATGCGGGGCTACTGGCACAACGAGGATGCCACCCGCGGGGCCTTTGACGATGCCCGATGGCTGCACACCGGCGACCTGGGAACCATGGACCGGCAGGGACGCGTTCGGCTCTCCGCTCGTCGATCGGACCTGATCATCCGCGGCGGTGAGAACGTCTACCCGGCCGAGGTCGAGCACACCCTGGCCGAGCACCCTGCGGTGGCCGAGTGCGTAGTCGTGGGGACCGATCACCATGACCTCGGACAAGAGGTCGCCGCTGTCGTGGTCCCGCGCGACGCCGACGTGGACCCCGCCGCACTTGAACGGGAACTGATGGCCCACGCAGGAGCGGAGCTCGCCCACTACAAGGTGCCCACACGGTGGCGGATCGAGGCGTCGCCGCTTCCGCGCAACGCAACCGGCAAGGTCGTCCGCCCAGCGATCATGCTCTGA